Genomic window (Eisenibacter elegans DSM 3317):
ACCACTGGACACTTCTCAAATCCCACTGTGGGCTAAGTCTTATTTTACCCCAAAATGAGGCCTTGGCTTATCTCGGAGCTCCGGCTTCGAGATATTGTTCCAAAAATGCCCGGCAGGGTGTGGACTGAGCTAGGCCATCGCCTCGACAAGACTCCGATTGCTGTGTTTTTTGCTTCAAGATACTTTCCATTTAGCCCTGTAATAGGGCTGTTGGTAGGGTAAGAATAGTTATTGAGCCAAAAAATACCACTATATCCTTGTTTTGTATAGTTTTGTGTGTTGGGGTGCTGAGCAACAGCACCTCGGTTGATTGATTTTACAAACCATATCACTTTTATGCAATACACAAAACGCTACCCGCTATATCTGTTGCTCTGGCTATGGCTGGGCTTGAGTGCCTTCGTAGGCTATGCCCAAACGGAAGAGTTTTTGCCTCAAGAGCATTATAACAAACAGGAGGTCTATATTACCATGCGCGATGGGGTGAAGCTCTTCACCGCCATTTATACGCCCAAAGACATTAGCAAAACCAACAAATACCCTATCCTGATGCAGCGTACTTGCTACAGTGTAGGGCCTTATGGAGTGGAAAACTTTCCGAAGCGTTTGGGGCCTTCTGAAACGCTGATGCGCGAAAAGTATATCTTCGTCTATCAGGATGTGCGTGGCAGGTTTATGTCTGAAGGCGAGTTTGACAATATGCGCCCACAACTGGAACAAGGCGTAAAACACCCCAAGAACGCCATTGATGAGAGCACCGATACCCACGATACCATCGACTGGCTGGTCAAAAATGTACCCCACAACAACGGCAACGTAGGCCAGTGGGGCATCTCATACCCAGGATTTTATAGTGCTGTAGGTACTTTGGCTAACCACCCCGCCCTCAAGGCTTCGTCGCCACAGGCACCCATTGCCGATTTTTATTTTGACGATTTCCACCACCACGGCGCTTATTTCTTGAGTTATTTTTTGGCTACCCCCGTGTTTGGCTATCAGAAAACAGCCCCTACTGACAAGCCTTGGTACCAAATGGTACGCCCTGAAACCCGCGACGGCTATCAGTTTTACCTCGATATGGGGCCGCTCAGCAATGCGAGCAAATATTATGGAGAGGACAACATCTTCTGGAAGCAACTCTCCGAACATCCCGATTATGACGGGTTTTGGCAGAAGCGTAACCTGCTTCCACACCTCAAAAACGTAAAGCACGCCGTGATGACCGTCGGCGGATGGTTTGATGCCGAAGACCTCTACGGTCCGCTCAACATCTACAAAACCCTAGAGCGCAACAACCCGGGCATCAACAATACTATCGTAATGGGCCCTTGGAGCCACGGCGATTGGGCGCGCAACAGCGGAGACCAAGTCATCAACCACATTTCTTTTGGCAAAAACATCTCGAAGTTTTACCAAGAAGAAATCGAAGCGCCGTTTTTCCGCTACCACCTCAAAGGCGGCGATACCCCCAAGCTACCCGAAGCCTACCTTTTCGATACCGGACGCAAAGAATGGGCTAAGTTTGATCAATGGCCGCTGCCACAAGCACAAAAAACAGCCTTTTACTTCCACCCCAAGGGAAAACTCAGCACCCAAGCCCCTAACAATGCCGAGGGTGTATCGACCTTCGTAAGCGACCCCGACAAGCCCGTTCCTTATACCGAGGACATCAAGATTGTGTTTACCCCACGACAGTATATGACCGGCGACCAACGCTTTGCTGCCCGCCGCCCTGATGTGCTGGTGTTCCAAACCGAGCCCTTGACAGAGGACCTCACCATTGCCGGGGAGATTATGGCCAAGCTTAAGGTAGCCATCACGGGTACGGATGCCGACTGGGTCGTAAAACTTATCGATGTATACCCTGACGACACGCCTAACGATGAGTTTACCCCAAAACACAAGCAGCTCAGCGGTTACCAACAAATGGTGCGCAGCGAGGTAATCCGTGGGCGCTATCGCAACAGCTACGAAAAGCCCGAACCCTTTACGCCCAACCAAGTAACCGACATCAACCTTCCACTGCAAGATGTGTTACACACCTTCAAAAAAGGCCATCGACTGATGATTCAGGTGCAAAGTACTTGGTTTCCCCTCATCGACCGCAACCCACAGAAGTATGTCGACAACATCTTCAAAGCCAAAGAAGAGGACTTTATCAAAGCTACCCACAGCGTGTTTCACAACAAAGTACATAGCTCTCTCATCGAGCTGCCTGTATTGAAATAAAATCTTCAAACGCTCTAAAGGTTCTAAATCTTTAGAGCGTTTCGTATAAAAAATCAGGTCTTTTCGAAGCTTTGGCATAAATCCCTACCGACAGACTTGTAAACCTATCGGCAGGGATATTTTTCAATAGAGTTGCGCTATCCATTCTGCGCTCCAAAAGGATGGAGTGTTTATAGAGCATCAGTGCGTTGAAAGTGCGCTCTTTACGGAGTTGATTAGCTGGGGTTGTTCAACTCAAACTGAATTTACTCAGGGTTTACGACCAGCTCTATTCGGTTATCTTGAAATACTTGTTTTGCCAAGGCTTGTAAGTCCTCTTTTTTCAGTTCGTCGATATAGCTCGGGTATGCCTTTAGGTCGCTCAGAGGGAGTTTGTGTTGGAACATATCGCTCAATGCATTTACCCAAAACTGGTTGCGTTGTTGGTTGGTTTCCCAATCGCGTTTTAGGGTTTCGGTAACCTTAGTCATATCTTTCTCGCTGATTTGGCCTTGTTGAATCTTAGCGATTTCGGCAAAAACAGCCTCTCGTAAGGTATTGACGTTCTCGGGCGCACAAGGGAAGCTGACCACTACCGTATACGATGGGTTGGGTGAGGCTGTTAGGCTGGCATTGGCTCCTGTACCATACACACCGCCAATCTCTTCGCGGAGTTGCTCGATAAGTTTGTTGGTGAGTAGCGAGCCTAGTGCGCTCAGTTTCAAGATATTTTGCGTGGAATAGGGCATACTCCCACCATAGGCGATACCGACATAGCTTTTGGGATCACTTCCTTTTTGGAGGGTTTGGCTTAGCGGTTGGGTAGTAAAGCGCAGCCCTAGGTCTTTGGGAGCTTCTTTGCGGTTGCTTACGGGCAGAGAGGCTAGGTACTGTACGCTCAATTCCCGCAGTTGGGTTTCATCTACATTACCAGCTACCACTACCGTCATCTTTGAAGCATCGCAGAGGCGGTTTTTGTAGACTTCAAAGGCTGTTTGTGCCTGAAGACTGTTGAGTATTTCGACCGAAGGCAACACGATAGGCGCACGGGGATGGTCTTGGTAAAAGAGCTTGTTCAGCTCTACTAGGAAGTAGAATTGCGTATTTGCGCCTAGATTTTGAACTATCCCCGCTGTTTTGTCACGCCAAGTATTGAATGCTTGTTCGCTATAGCGCGGGTTGGTAATGTATAGATGCAGGAGTTGTAAGGCCGTTTCGAGGTCAGTAGGATTGGTGCTGACATTAATCCCTTGATTGGTGGTGGTGATAAAAGGGGTTACACGGGCATTTTTACCACTGAGCATTTTTTGTAGGTCTGTATTATCAAATTCTGCTATGCCACCTTCGGCGACAATACTTGTAGCAAAAAAAGCGTGGCGTTGTTGCTCTTCGGTCAATACAGAGTAGCCGCCGGGGGTGTAGGCATATACCAATATTTCGTCATCTTTGAACTTGGTAGGCTTTACAATGACTTCTACACCGTTAGAAAGCACCCAATGTTGTACACCTGGCAACTCTGATAGATTCTTGGTTTTCTTAATGCTTCCGGGCTTGGGTAGCGCCGTCATTAGCTTGTCTGCCAGTACTTTATCCTGATAAGGCTCCACACGGTTGATATCTACCTGTTTGATAATTTTTTGTATATCCTCTTCGGTAGGAATCTCAAGTTCTTCTTTTTCGGGAGCTGTAACGATAATCACACGGTTTTCTTTGCTAATCAGGCTTTGAGCCAAACTATTGAGCATAGATAATTCGAGGTTTGGCAGCTGTTCTTGGACGAAAGCATACATAAACTCTGCGCCCGGGATAGGTTGCTGAGTTAAGAAATGTTGTATATACTGATTGACCAATCGCGCTGATTCGGTGGTGTTGCGGTCTTTGTAGGCTTTTTCGTAGCGTTGAAGCACCACTTTCTGAGCACGGACAAGCTCTCCCTCCGTGAAGCCGTGGATACGGGCGCGTTTGGCCTCTTCGAGTAAAATCTTGAGCGCTTCGCGTACTTTACTTTCATTGGTAGCCGAAAACAACTGAAAAACACTGCTTTCGCGCCCTAGGCTACCATCTCCGGCAGAGGCAGATACTAGTGGTGTACCTTCTTTCTGCATCCATTCGCTGAGGCGGGCGTTGAGCATTTGTGAGACCAACTCCACGGCCAAGTCATTGCGTAGGTCGTCCAAGGTTTGTGTTGGTTTGAGCGGGTGTTTGTAGTACAGGCGCACTGTCGTAAAGTTAGCCTCCTTGTCTTTGGCTACTTTTACTAGTGTTTCGGCATGGCCGGGTACTTCAAATACGGTACGTTCGCGTGGATTTTGTTTTGTAGGAATAGCGCCAAATTGCGCCTTTATTTGCGCCTCCATCTGGTCGAGGTCAATATCACCTACGGCCATAATGGCCATCAAATCGGGGCGATACCAATCGTTATAATATCTGCGGATGGCCTCGTGTTTGAAGTTTTTGATTAGTTCTACATCCCCGATGGGCAGTCTTTCAGGATAGCGCGAACCGTAATATAACACAGGCAAGTACTGGCGCATCATCCGCTCTTCGCCACCAAGGCGCGAACGCCATTCTTCTACAATCACGCCACGCTCTTTGTCTATTTCTTCGCCTTCAAAGCTGACAAGATGCGCCCAGTCTTCCAATATTTGCAGACCTTGTTGCACAATCTCAGGCTTGTCTGTGGGAATGGGGAGAATATAGACCGTTTCGTCGAAGCTGGTGTAGGCGTTGAGGTCTGCCCCAAAGGCTACCCCTACCGACTGTAAGTAGCTGACAATTTCGTTTTTGGCGAAGTTCTTAGTACCGTTAAAACACATATGCTCTACAAAGTGTGCCAAGCCGAGCTGATCTTCGTCTTCGAGCAGAGAACCTGCATTGACGGCCAGACGTAGCTCGACCCGCTTCTCAGGGCGGCTGTTTTGGCGTAGATAATATTTCATCCCATTGGGGAGGATGCCGATGCGCAGTTGAGGATCTAGGGGGATTGCTGTTTGATTTTGAGCTGATAAGCTGCTGGTAAGGCATAGCCACAAGCAAGCCAACAACCCCGCAATACGCCAAGGAGTAAGAGACTTATTCATAAGAGGAATGGGTTTAAGTAATGGGTATTCCCAAATATAGAAACTTTTCACTAATATTTACTTGATTTGAGGACGCACTGTGTTTGATTTAGGGGTTATTCAATAAATAAATCAGGGATTATTCCACATCATTAGACATTTTTGGTCTTTGTTGTGGTTATGTTGACTCCCTCTTCTTGATGCATATTCAACCGCAAAGGGCACAGCGCATACGCAAAGTAACATCCATATTTTAGGCTTTTTAGAAAAGGTCTAGTGGCGTGAGAAAAGATTTAATAACCTAGGATTGGGTATAGAGATTCTCTCCCCTCCGAGGTGAATTAGGGGCTTAAATCCTGAAAAATTGCTTTAGGGGCAGGGTTTGTAAACTTATTGCAAAGCATTTGTGCCAAAGTGTTTTCTTAAAAAAACCTTACTTTACCTATAACCAATACCTAACTTTGACGCATATGTTAGGATTAGCATATTACACCCTAACATAATATTACACCCTAACATAATTGTATATGGAAACCTTATATGAGGATAGTTTTGTATTGATACAACAAGATTTGTCTCAAAACTTGTTGGTAGACACTTGGTCGGGAGATAGCGAGAGGCTCGACTCGGAGACGTTCAAACAAATTCTCCTAACTTGGAAAGGCTTGATGCTCGAACATCAGGTGGCGTTTGCCCTGACGGATACGCGTCATTTCCGCTTGCCAATGACTCCTGAACTGCAAGAGTGGACAATTGAGCACATTACCAAGGAGCTAGCTGCTAGCAGATATTATCGCAAACACGCTTTTTTGATGCCCGAAGAATTTATTGCCGGCTTGGCTATCGAGCAATTTACCCAAGACACCAATGCCGCTGCCGGAGATACACACTTTTTTAGCAGTCTAGACAAAGCCAAAACTTGGTTGCTTGCTTAAAAATGAAGACTACTACAGTATGGATGCAAATGTTACCCGTACTTGGATAATCACTGACTATGACCACGAGGCCTTTGTGCAGACCTTTGCGTATGAGTCTTAGCCTAGCCGCCCATCATCTCGCGTAGGTTGGCCTCAAAATCGTCGTCGTCATCATCATCGCCAAAATCATCTTCATCAAAGCTATCAGAATCAAAATCATCTTTTCCGAAGGCGCTAGGGTCAAATTCGGGGGGGTTATTGGGAGGCGATGCCATTGCTACGGGCTCATCGGCCAAGTAATCGCTAAGGTCATCGTCATCCGCTGCATAGGCGTTCTTTTCTTCGAGTGGCATCTGTGCGAACACTGGCGGTGGAGGCGGGGGCGCTGCACTGCTGCGCTCTACGGTTTCGGTCTGTACGCCGCCTAAATCTTGCAGAGAAGCTTCTACCCGCTCCATAATGGGAGCCATGAGGTCTTGGGCTACGGGGAAGTAAGGGGTAAGGTCTTGGGCAAACTGATGCAAATGCGAAGTTTGCAGCCAAATGCTGCCCGTTCCGGCCATAGGCACTAAAATGGTTTGAGCTTGGCCATAGAGAGTCGTCAGGCGGCGCGCACGGCTCAAGTCCATACTGATAGAAGGCTCATAGGCAATCACATTGGCCAAATTGACTTCGATGACATCATCGTTGAGCAGCTTTTCGACCATTACGCCATTGCCATATACAAAGGCAGTGCCTTGGCCTTGTAGTTTTTCGAGCACAAACCCGTGTTTGTCGTAGGCGTTGAGCGCGACATCGAGGTCATCATAATGACTCAAGACCGCCTCTGCCGAGGCGCAAAGAAAGGCTCCGCGCTGAAAAAGCAGGGTTTGCTCGTGTAGCTCTTCGAGGTCAATACGGACAATCCTACCCATTCGTGGAGCAACAAAGGCCACTGTCCGCAGGTACTCGCTGTTGTTTTGAAAGCGTGTGAGATAAAAATACGGCTTTTCTGTAGGTGGGGGGGGCTGTGATGGCGGCGGGATATCCTCCTCTTCCTCCAATATGTCGTCTTCCTCATCCTCCCAAGGGGGTAGGTCTGGTGGGAGTGTGTCTTCTGACTCAAACTCTATCTTTCGTCCACGCACCCAGCTTTTGAGCGCCCAGAAGGCTTTTTCAATCAATGGGGGATTATAATCGTCTTCTTCTTCCTTGGGTGCGGGGGCATCGCTCCAGTCGTCGTCATCGTCCTCCTCCTCAAAAACCGCCTCTGGCGGCGGTGGGGGCGGAGCTTGTTTGGGCATATAATCTGAGAGCCTAATGGCTTGTGTTTGGATGGCCACCTCTTCATCGAGGTACAATAAAGCTCGGGCATCGCCCTGAAGGGCGCGGCCGGGTTCGAGTTTGATTTCAAGAATCTGCTTGAAATACTCATCAATGACTCGATATGTGAGAGAGGTTTGGCTCATCAGAATAGCAAGTACGTCATTTTTCGTCGAATTTGCACATCAATGGGAGGGCTTTCGCAAAAATGTGCCCTCATCTACTATCTATAGCTGCTGAAAAGACATTGCCCCAAGGCTGCTAAGCTGCAACCTTGGGGCAATTTGTGGGGGGCGGATGCCAGTTTGCGGGCGTATACCCAATCAAAACTGCTTTGGACTTAAAATCCGTCATCTCCGCTTTCGCCTGAGTACAGCGCACGGAACTTGCTCATAAATGCATCTTTTCGGTCGCTTCCGGCAGGCTGTAGCGAAAACTGCCCGTCTTTGGCTTTCTTGGTTTGTCGCGCATCAATGTCTTTGTTGAAGGCCTCATTAGAAGAGACCGCAAAGAGCACGTTGTTGTCCATCTCGAAGAAGTACCAAGAGTTGGCAGATATTTCGACATATACCGAGAAGCCGTCGCTGCTACCAGACCCTTTTCGGATTTCGACTGCACCCGTTACGGGGGTGTTGACGATTTTGTTGCCCACACTGAAGAGCATAAAGTTTCCTTTGCTATAGAAAGTACGGAACTCGTCGTTCCAGTGTAGCTGTACTCCGCTGATGTTGAGAGGTGAAATCAGGCTGGGCAACATTTCCATTGGCTGTACTGGGCGGCGTTTTTTCTCGGCAAAGTAGCGCTTCATCTCTCGGTCGCCGGCGATTTCGGCCAAGTTATGTGTCATAGTACCGGCTTCTTCGATATTGTAAGGGTTTTCGGGCTTTTGTAACAATACCTCTTCTACCATCTTACTCACAGAAGTAGGAGGAACAGGGGCTTTTAGGGCGATGAAGCTATCGAATTGGTAGGTTTCCTTTTCGGGATTGTATTTGCATACGCCCACAGTCTGGAGGTGCGGGGAGTGAATAGAATCTAGGAGGCGGAATGGCCCTTCCATAATCAGTTCACCGGTAATGTCATTGAAGAGCAGTTCACTGCCTACATAGCTCAGTCGGGCGCGGTAGCTCACCGGAGCCAGCTGGAAAATACCGGTGTTGGGGTTGGCTGTCAATTCTCCGCTAGCCAAGAAGACATCCCTATCGGAGTTAGATTCCATTGGCGAGATGAAGGTACTGTATAGCTCATTGGCAGCATTGAAATGCAAGCCGGCAGTTAAGATTTGGCCGGCGGCTGGGGTTTTCTCACGGAATGGCAGCTGGGTGTCGCCAGAGCTACGTTTGTAAGGAATCCAGCTATTAAATCCGGCTCCACTCTTCAAGTCCATTTTGATGTACCCATCGAGCGCCAAGTTTTTGTCATTGGCAAACATATACACCTTGCCATAATAGAGAATCCCGGTAGTGATATAGATGGGGGCTTCTTCGCTGACATAACCCTGCGAAACGGTGATGCGTCTTTTGCCGTCTAGGGCTGCAAAGGAGGTATAGTTTCCAGAGATTTCATCATCAGGAACAGCATCAGGGTCATCAGGATCTACTGGATCATCCGAGCCGTCGGGGTTTTTCTTGTTGTCTTTTTCCCGCTCTTTGGTCGACTTCTTGTCTTCTTTTTCTTGTTCAAATGCGGCTTTTCCGTCTAAGAAAGCCTGTTTTTTTCTCCCTTTCTTGTCATCGGTTTCGGTATCGTTGAGGGTGAGTACGTTTTCAAACTGTTTTTTCTCGGCCTGTACCTGGGCTGCGTCTAAGAGTCGGAAGTCATCGAACTTGATGTTGTAGATAGTACTGTCTACCTTGTTGTTGAAGGCATAGGTAGCATTGCCTTCGAAATCAATTCGGGAGTTGATTTTGATACGCCCATCAAAGAGGTTGTGGTATTGGTTAAGGGTATCAATGACGAGCTTGGCATTGCGTAGGGTTTCGATATCGGCCTCTCCTCTTACGACCACCCTGCCCGAATCGGGGAGGATACGCGCATCGGCAGAGGTGATATAGGGAACCCCTTCGATGATAAGTCGTCGTTCTTGGGTGTTG
Coding sequences:
- a CDS encoding CocE/NonD family hydrolase, whose amino-acid sequence is MQYTKRYPLYLLLWLWLGLSAFVGYAQTEEFLPQEHYNKQEVYITMRDGVKLFTAIYTPKDISKTNKYPILMQRTCYSVGPYGVENFPKRLGPSETLMREKYIFVYQDVRGRFMSEGEFDNMRPQLEQGVKHPKNAIDESTDTHDTIDWLVKNVPHNNGNVGQWGISYPGFYSAVGTLANHPALKASSPQAPIADFYFDDFHHHGAYFLSYFLATPVFGYQKTAPTDKPWYQMVRPETRDGYQFYLDMGPLSNASKYYGEDNIFWKQLSEHPDYDGFWQKRNLLPHLKNVKHAVMTVGGWFDAEDLYGPLNIYKTLERNNPGINNTIVMGPWSHGDWARNSGDQVINHISFGKNISKFYQEEIEAPFFRYHLKGGDTPKLPEAYLFDTGRKEWAKFDQWPLPQAQKTAFYFHPKGKLSTQAPNNAEGVSTFVSDPDKPVPYTEDIKIVFTPRQYMTGDQRFAARRPDVLVFQTEPLTEDLTIAGEIMAKLKVAITGTDADWVVKLIDVYPDDTPNDEFTPKHKQLSGYQQMVRSEVIRGRYRNSYEKPEPFTPNQVTDINLPLQDVLHTFKKGHRLMIQVQSTWFPLIDRNPQKYVDNIFKAKEEDFIKATHSVFHNKVHSSLIELPVLK
- a CDS encoding M16 family metallopeptidase gives rise to the protein MNKSLTPWRIAGLLACLWLCLTSSLSAQNQTAIPLDPQLRIGILPNGMKYYLRQNSRPEKRVELRLAVNAGSLLEDEDQLGLAHFVEHMCFNGTKNFAKNEIVSYLQSVGVAFGADLNAYTSFDETVYILPIPTDKPEIVQQGLQILEDWAHLVSFEGEEIDKERGVIVEEWRSRLGGEERMMRQYLPVLYYGSRYPERLPIGDVELIKNFKHEAIRRYYNDWYRPDLMAIMAVGDIDLDQMEAQIKAQFGAIPTKQNPRERTVFEVPGHAETLVKVAKDKEANFTTVRLYYKHPLKPTQTLDDLRNDLAVELVSQMLNARLSEWMQKEGTPLVSASAGDGSLGRESSVFQLFSATNESKVREALKILLEEAKRARIHGFTEGELVRAQKVVLQRYEKAYKDRNTTESARLVNQYIQHFLTQQPIPGAEFMYAFVQEQLPNLELSMLNSLAQSLISKENRVIIVTAPEKEELEIPTEEDIQKIIKQVDINRVEPYQDKVLADKLMTALPKPGSIKKTKNLSELPGVQHWVLSNGVEVIVKPTKFKDDEILVYAYTPGGYSVLTEEQQRHAFFATSIVAEGGIAEFDNTDLQKMLSGKNARVTPFITTTNQGINVSTNPTDLETALQLLHLYITNPRYSEQAFNTWRDKTAGIVQNLGANTQFYFLVELNKLFYQDHPRAPIVLPSVEILNSLQAQTAFEVYKNRLCDASKMTVVVAGNVDETQLRELSVQYLASLPVSNRKEAPKDLGLRFTTQPLSQTLQKGSDPKSYVGIAYGGSMPYSTQNILKLSALGSLLTNKLIEQLREEIGGVYGTGANASLTASPNPSYTVVVSFPCAPENVNTLREAVFAEIAKIQQGQISEKDMTKVTETLKRDWETNQQRNQFWVNALSDMFQHKLPLSDLKAYPSYIDELKKEDLQALAKQVFQDNRIELVVNPE
- a CDS encoding AIM24 family protein produces the protein MSQTSLTYRVIDEYFKQILEIKLEPGRALQGDARALLYLDEEVAIQTQAIRLSDYMPKQAPPPPPPEAVFEEEDDDDDWSDAPAPKEEEDDYNPPLIEKAFWALKSWVRGRKIEFESEDTLPPDLPPWEDEEDDILEEEEDIPPPSQPPPPTEKPYFYLTRFQNNSEYLRTVAFVAPRMGRIVRIDLEELHEQTLLFQRGAFLCASAEAVLSHYDDLDVALNAYDKHGFVLEKLQGQGTAFVYGNGVMVEKLLNDDVIEVNLANVIAYEPSISMDLSRARRLTTLYGQAQTILVPMAGTGSIWLQTSHLHQFAQDLTPYFPVAQDLMAPIMERVEASLQDLGGVQTETVERSSAAPPPPPPVFAQMPLEEKNAYAADDDDLSDYLADEPVAMASPPNNPPEFDPSAFGKDDFDSDSFDEDDFGDDDDDDDFEANLREMMGG